A part of Podarcis raffonei isolate rPodRaf1 chromosome 12, rPodRaf1.pri, whole genome shotgun sequence genomic DNA contains:
- the LOC128423878 gene encoding cathelicidin-2-like: MELLLIGAILGALGVSAATPPGSESPPALLPRNVARMAVEEYNQESGGQAVFRLWKIRSTRKTRFDWGVHFSMDFTIKETLCQKTGKYRIGDCKYKPNGSTRDCSAEVSVHNFMQDSPLTSVNCHPLQANNPNRRNTRPQAMEAAEPRIFVEQYFPSSFSTAALTAPEE, translated from the exons ATGGAGCTCCTCCTGATAGGGGCAATATTGGGGGCCCTGGGAGTCTCCGCAGCAACACCCCCGGGCTCAGAATCCCCCCCGGCGCTGCTCCCCCGGAACGTAGCCAGGATGGCTGTCGAAGAATACAACCAGGAATCGGGCGGGCAAGCCGTCTTCAGGCTGTGGAAGATAAGGAGCACGCGCAAAACA AGATTTGACTGGGGGGTTCACTTCAGCATGGACTTCACCATCAAGGAGACCCTCTGTCAGAAAACGGGCAAGTACAGGATTGGAGACTGCAAATACAAACCGAATGGG aGCACCAGGGATTGTTCTGCCGAGGTCTCAGTTCATAACTTCATGCAAGATTCACCGCTGACGTCTGTGAATTGCCACCCGTTGCAG GCAAACAACCCCAACAGAAGGAACACCAGACCCCAAGCAATGGAGGCCGCAGAGCCCAGAATATTTGTGGAGCAGTATTTCCCATCTTCCTTTTCTACTGCAGCTCTGACAGCCCCCGAAGAGTAG